The Homo sapiens chromosome 6 genomic scaffold, GRCh38.p14 alternate locus group ALT_REF_LOCI_2 HSCHR6_MHC_COX_CTG1 genomic interval AGAGTGAAGGCCAGCCTTTAACTGTCTCCTGAGGTTGTGTCTGTCATTAGAGGGGCCCGAAATGATAATAGCTTCCATTTATGTACTGCTTTCTAGGTCGCTACGTTTTGtttacattcattatttcatatagGCCTCATAACCCAGTGAGGCTTTATTGTTCTCATTTATAGGACATTTGTAGGAAGCGGAGGCATAGGGAATGAGAATGCCTAAAGTTACATGATAGAATTCAGATTCCTAGCTTCAGCtggatattcttttttctctgtacaTTTGCCTCGCACACTTAATCATGGAGATGTACAGGCCACAGCATTTAATCCACAGTACAATAAAACCTGTTATTCGTTAACTCATCAAGTATGTATTACATGATTCTTGCGATAAGAGAGGTGAAACTGCCCCCAGtgttggaatctttttttttttttttttgaaatggagtcttgctccgtcacccaggctgaagtgcattggcaccatctcggctcactgcaatctccgtctcctgggttcaagcaattctccttcctcagcctcccgagtagctgggactacaggctcccgccaccacacccggctaattgttttgtatctttagtagagatggggtgtcaccatattggccaggctggtctcgaactcctagacctcgtgatccgcccgcctcggcttcccaaagtgctgggattacaggcgtgagccaccgcgcccggccacatttcTTTAAGATTCCAacactgggccgggcacggtggctcacgcctgtaatcccagcactttgggaggccgaggtgggcggattacctgaggtcaggagttcgagaacagcctggccaacatggtgaaaccccatctgtaactaaaaatacaaaaattagccgggcgtggtgaagggtgcctgtaatcccagctactcgggaggctgaggcaggagaatggcttgaacccaggaggcggcggttgcagtgacccgagttcgcgccaatgcactccagcctgggcgacggtgagacttcgtctcaaaaaaagaaaaaaaagtaaaatgtctgCTAGGTTTTGGGAGGTGCCGGTATTTATGTCACATAAAACAGTTtgctcggctgggcgcggtggcccacgcctgtaatcccagcactttaggaggcagaggcgggtggatcacgaggtcaagagatgaaaaccatcctggctaacatggtgaaatcctgtctctactaaaaatacaaaaactagctgggcatggtggcgcgcgcctgtagtcccagctactcaggaggctgaggcaggaaaatcacttgaacccgggaggcggaggttgcagtgagctgagatcgtgctactgcactccagcctggcaacagagcgagactccatctcaaaataaataataaaataaaatggtttcctcctgttttcagtagagatggagatgAATCCATCCCTTTTTTCCTATAGTAATTCCATCCATTCTGTCAGGAGGAATAGGTATTGGAAGCCTGTTGAGCATCCAGGGGATCAAGGGGTGTTAGACAAGTGGATTCTTATCTTTCTCCCTTCTGTTCTTTCTCCTTAGGACCAGCTTTATCCAGGGACTCTACCATTCCCACCCCTTTGGCCCCACTCCACGACAACCACTTCCCCATCTTCTCCTCTATTCTGGTCTCCCCTGCCCCCACGCCTTCCCACCCAGCGTCTTCCCCAGGTTCCCCCACTACCTCTCCCTCAGATCCAGGCCCTCAGCTCAGCATGGGTGGTTCTCCCTCCAGGAAAGGGGGAGGAGGGACCAGGACCTGAGTTGCATAGCGGCTGCCTGGATGGGCTTAGAAGCCTTTTTGAGGGACCTCCCTGCCCCTATCCTGGGGCTTGGATACCTTTCCAAGTCCCTGGAACTGCCCACCCTTCCCCTGCCACCCCGTCAGGAGATCCTAGTATGGAGGAACATCTGTCTGTCATGTATGAGAGACTGAGACAAGAGGTAAGTCAGTGCAAAAGTGGCCTTCGTCTACAGTGGGAAGGATGTGGGTAATCCTTGGACGTACAGGGATAGTCAACTGGATTCTTTTTTGGAACCATGAGGCAGGCATAgaaatatattataaacattttcctgagaaaatgatgttccagccaggcacggtggctcaaagtgctgtaatcccagcactttgggaggcttaggcaggtggatcacctgaggtcaggagttcaagaccagcctggccaacatggtgaaaccccatctctactaaaaacacaaaaatcagccaggcatggtggcagacgcctataatcccagctactcaggaggctgaggcaggagaatcgcttgaacccaggaggcgcagtgAAAGGAGATAtctccattgtactccagcctaggcaacagagcgagactccgtctcaaaaaaaaaaaaaagaaagaaaatgatgttccTCATTTTGGGTTAAGGGAGGTTAATCATGGGATGAGATCTTTCACTCCAAGATGGGAGTAAGGAGgccttaaaaatagaaaactgggcctggcacatggctcacgcttataatcctagcactttgggaggccgaggcaggcggatcacaaggtcaggagttcaagaccagcctggccaacacagtgaaaccccgtctctactaaaaatacaaaaattagctgggcatggtggtgggtgcctgtaatcccagctactcgggaggctgaggcaggagaatcgcttgaacctgggaggcggaggttgcagtgagccgagattgtacctctgcactccagcctgggcgacagagctagactccatctcaagcctgtaatcccagctactcgggaggctgaggcaggagaatcgcttgaacctaggaggcggaggttgcagtgagctgagattgtacctctgtactccagcctgggcgacagagctagactccgtctcaaaaaaaaaaaaaaattagaaaactgaaaaataggaTTATCTTTTCTTTCCCACTGGGTTGATGCCATCTTCTTCCACCTAGCTTCCCAAGCTCTTCCTTCAGTCCCACGACTACAGTCTGTATTCCTTGGATGTGGAATTCATCAATGAGATCCTCAACATACGTACCAAGTGAGAATTGGGGCACAGGTAGGGCACTGGGGAGGAAAAGCACCCAGAGGTATATACATGACCCTTTTCACTTCCCAGAGAAGTTCCTAGACTGCTTCTCACAGCTGTTCCCCATTCCTTAGAAGCCAGTTTGGTTTTCTAATTCTGCCATCATGAGATTTCTTTCCCATCCCTTCTTCACAGGGGCCGGACATGGTACATTCTTTCACTGACCCTCTGCCGTTTCCTGGCCTGGAATTATTTTGCACACCTTCGTTTGGAGGTTTTACAGCTGACCCGCCACCCTGAGAACTGGACCCTGCAAGCCCGGTGGCGGCTTGTGGGGCTGCCCGTCCACTTGCTCTTTTTGCGGTTCTACAAGCGTGACAAAGACGAGCATTACCGgtaagagagaaatgagaaaggacCCAAACTATaatcagttccttttttttttttttttgagacggagtctcactctgtcacccaggatggagtgcagtggcgtgatctcagctcactgcagcctctgcctcccggcttccagcaattctccagcctcagcctcctgggtagctggaattacaggcacaccatcacacccggctaatttttgtatttttagtagacagagggtttcaccatgttggccaggctggtctcgaactcctcaccttaggtgatccacctgccttagcttcccaaagtgctgagattacagatgatCTAGTCTCCCAGACAACCCTTGACCTATCCTCACTTGACTGTTTAAGGACAGGGATCCTGTTTAGTTTatgttaatgttaaaaaaaaaatagagactggGTATATTAGAAAaacctctgagcttcagtttcttcctatacagtgcctagcacatggtaggtactcaaatacttactgaacagactgggtgtggtggctcatgcctgtaatgccagcactttgggaggccgaggtgggcggatcacttgaggtaaggagttggagacctgcctggccaacatggtaaaacccaaaaaaatacaaaaattagcccagtgtggtggtacacacctgtagttccagctacttgggaggctgagatgagagaatcacttcaacctgggaggttgaggttgcagtgagccgtgatcacattactggactccagcctgggtgacagagtgaaaccctgtcacacacacacacacacacacacacacacacacacaaaagtactGAACAAATGAAAAGTCCTGTCTCATATGTTGAGCCTTACAACCTGGTAAATTTCCGCCTGGGAGTAGAATCCCAATAAATTGTTAGACTCAGCCACAAACATTGGATATAAGTTTTTAAACCAGCAGTTCCCAAACTGCTGCACAGTAGAAATGCCCAAGGATCGTTAAAAAATATTGACGCCAAACACTCTGATTTAATTGAGACAGGGCACAACCTAAGCACTGAGATGTTTGTAAGTTGCCCAGGTGATCTAATATGTAGCAGAATTTAGGGACTACTCgtttaaacaaatgcttgaattCAGCTTTGGGACCAGTCACCTTCTCCCTCAGTAAGCCTCCCTCTATTCCCCAGGACCTATGATGCCTACTCCACTTTCTACCTGAATTCCAGTGGCCTCATTTGTCGCCATCGTCTAGATAAAGTGAGTCCTAGGTAGGGCTGGGTGGGGTAAAGGGTAGAACATTTGTGTGCCTCCCCCAACTGGCATTAACCTTTCTCCCTGCAGCTGATGCCTTCACACTCACCTCCAACGCCTGTGAAGAAGCTGCTAGTGGGAGCCCTGGTGGCCCTGGGGCTGTCAGAGCCAGAACCTGACTTAAACCTGTGTTCCAAGCCCTGATCCTTGACCTTGGAGTGGAGGCAGCACTGAAGACTGCTACGCCCAAgagaaggaggtggaggcagccaAGAATCTCAGGAGCCAGCTTCCTCTCCTcgtttctctccttccttcctttccatctcATGCTGTGTAAAGCTGCTGTGTAATTTAACTtgtaaataataaagtttaactGACTATATGAGATAGAATTTCACATATCACTTTCTCTAGATCCCAAATGTTCCCACAAGCtttattccaaaaataattttatttaataggtATTAAATAATGTATAGAAGGAAAAGGAGCTGGTGTCAGGTTCTGTTTACGTCCTTCTCTTACCCTAGCTCTTCTcgtgttttgcctatttttttggGCATTTTCTTAGCATGGGGATCTTCTAGCTCCTTGGCCTTATAATAATGGGGAGCCACCTCCAGAAGCCAACTGCTCTCAATCTCCAGTACCTAGGAGAGAGAAAAGATCAATGGAGTTCCCTTCTTTCCAACATagatcttttgttgttgttatttttttttcttaaattgaaacagagtcttgctctattgcccaggctggactgcagtggcgtatCATGGCTCAAAGCagtcctactgcctcagcctcccaagtagctgagactacaggcacacatcacagtgcaccattaattttttgtatagttggggtctcactatgttgcctgggctgatcttggcctcccaaagtgctaggatcctgccttggcctcccaaagtgctgggatggtttacaaaaatgagccactatgcccagccccaaCCTAGATCCTTATGTGTATGGTCAAAAGTTATCTTTCCTCTTTGACTGCAGGGCTAGGTGTAAAGGTGCCTGGCTCTAttattatatacccaaagggcaGATACACCTCTGTATGTTATTCAAGATACCAAATAAGCTATTCCCAAGAAAAGTCTAGAAcaacatgccaggcacagtggctcacacctgtaatcccaacactttgggaggccgtggcaggcggatcatgaggtcaggagttcgagatcagcctggccaacatggtgaaacccagtctctactaaaaatataaaattagctgggcgtggtggtgggcacctgtaatcccagctacactggaggctgaggcaggggaatcacttgaaaccgaaggcggaggttgcatgagctgagatggtgccactgcactccagcctgggctacaacaGCACggaactctctcaaaaaaaagaaaagcctagaaCATAAAGACTATACTCTGTGAGACCAGAGACTGCTTTGTTCATTATAGCCCCAGCACCTATACAGTagccattcaaatatttattgaataagtgtCTAGTTCTCAGATCTTGGAAGATGCTGACACACCTGTTAGAAAGGATGtctttgggctgggcatggtggctcacacctgtaatccctgcactttgggaggccgaggcaggcatttgagaccagcctggccaacatggtgaaacctcatctctactaaaaataacaaaaattagccaggcctggaggcttgcgcctgtaatctcagctacttgggaggctgaggcatgagaatctcttgaaccccagaggcagaggttgcagtgaggctagattgcgccactgcactccagcctggacaacagagtgagactccgtctcaaaaaaaacaaaaaaaaacaaaggatgtCTTTCTATTTTACCCTACCTTCCTCTTTCTGTACCAGTCCCAGCAACTTGAACCTGGGTTCTTAGCTTGCCAGGACACCATCTCTCTACATAGTCTCCACCTGCGTGGGCACAGGATGTTCTCCTCACCTGTCTCATGAACTCTTTGGTGGTCAAGACAAGTTCGTGGTAGAGCAGCCAGCGTGGCTGTTGCTCAAAGAGGGAGGAGTTGGGATGAATGAAGACTGTCTGCTGCTGTTTCACTGTGCGGTAGCCACTCCGAGTCAACCGTGCCGTGTGGTAAAAGTAACCAGCAGTGATGGCCTAAGGAGCGGGcaggaaagaaaatcaatggaAAAGGCAGACATCTGGGGACCCTAAGAATGCACTACCTTTTTAGTTCAGGCTTCAGGAAAACTAGAGAGGTAAGGAATGCATGAAGAACTTCCCAGGAATGAACCTTCAGTGGTCTGGGGAAGAAAGGGCCCTGGGAGGACACGTCATACACAAGGGGAAGAGGGCATGCTCTCACGCTGGAGGAAATGCTGCATGCCCCCAGAGAAGCTTGCTCCTGGGAAGGTACTGGGGGTGGAAAGCAGGAGGCTGAAGAAATGCTGACCTTGCGTACACGGATATAGTCCCCCTGGCAGGAACTGAGACCAACTTCCACACGTTCCAAGAGCCCTTCCAGCTGTTCCCGCACATCCCGGGCTCGGCGCATCGATCTGAACTGTACAAAGTTCTCATAGCACCACTGGGAAGAGTAACCACTCTCAGCCCACTGGGAAGACagttaaaaagaaaggagagataaTTAAGTATACAGCAGGACTAAAGTCCCCCAGTGTCTCTCATTCCCACTCACCCAAGCCCAGTGACCTGTGTGTAAACATTTAGCAGAACCAGGTGGTCACCGCCAGGGAGAAAGAAGTTGACACGGGCATTGTCAGCATGGACGACCTTGTCCTTTGGTCGGTAGAAGATGGAGTTGTTGACAGAGAGCATGGCAGCCACTGTCAGGATCTCCTCTGAACAGCTGTACCTGGGACAGGAAGGGGAAAGCATGAGTTCAAAGCAAGACACATAGGAACAGATATGGTGGAGTGGGGAGTGATCACTGTGTGATGGATGTTTCCTCATGTGGGGAAGGCTGGTTGGCATAATGGCTACAAAGCAGCCAGCAGAT includes:
- the C6orf136 gene encoding uncharacterized protein C6orf136 isoform 1 (isoform 1 is encoded by transcript variant 1), which encodes MYQPSRGAARRLGPCLRAYQARPQDQLYPGTLPFPPLWPHSTTTTSPSSPLFWSPLPPRLPTQRLPQVPPLPLPQIQALSSAWVVLPPGKGEEGPGPELHSGCLDGLRSLFEGPPCPYPGAWIPFQVPGTAHPSPATPSGDPSMEEHLSVMYERLRQELPKLFLQSHDYSLYSLDVEFINEILNIRTKGRTWYILSLTLCRFLAWNYFAHLRLEVLQLTRHPENWTLQARWRLVGLPVHLLFLRFYKRDKDEHYRTYDAYSTFYLNSSGLICRHRLDKLMPSHSPPTPVKKLLVGALVALGLSEPEPDLNLCSKP
- the C6orf136 gene encoding uncharacterized protein C6orf136 isoform X2; translated protein: MEEHLSVMYERLRQELPKLFLQSHDYSLYSLDVEFINEILNIRTKGRTWYILSLTLCRFLAWNYFAHLRLEVLQLTRHPENWTLQARWRLVGLPVHLLFLRFYKRDKDEHYRTYDAYSTFYLNSSGLICRHRLDKLMPSHSPPTPVKKLLVGALVALGLSEPEPDLNLCSKP
- the C6orf136 gene encoding uncharacterized protein C6orf136 isoform 3 (isoform 3 is encoded by transcript variant 3); the encoded protein is MYQPSRGAARRLGPCLRAYQARPQVSGGEEGGRRGGGERPSSKPVRGAERALGSAQAQRHPPPLPTCALQRVDRLGVAGAGGRRCRACRARTSVLPGLRAVRRGQGQAAGRVCVAPDSPRLPVPRGDLKGRGREIRSPAAAPSRSSPAQTRPAGRPQQPARLALGERSWQEGRPVCTRFGPLRPGWQDGHAPSRDGASRTPSGTEDQLYPGTLPFPPLWPHSTTTTSPSSPLFWSPLPPRLPTQRLPQVPPLPLPQIQALSSAWVVLPPGKGEEGPGPELHSGCLDGLRSLFEGPPCPYPGAWIPFQVPGTAHPSPATPSGDPSMEEHLSVMYERLRQELPKLFLQSHDYSLYSLDVEFINEILNIRTKGRTWYILSLTLCRFLAWNYFAHLRLEVLQLTRHPENWTLQARWRLVGLPVHLLFLRFYKRDKDEHYRTYDAYSTFYLNSSGLICRHRLDKLMPSHSPPTPVKKLLVGALVALGLSEPEPDLNLCSKP
- the C6orf136 gene encoding uncharacterized protein C6orf136 isoform 2 (isoform 2 is encoded by transcript variant 2), which translates into the protein MYQPSRGAARRLGPCLRAYQARPQLPKLFLQSHDYSLYSLDVEFINEILNIRTKGRTWYILSLTLCRFLAWNYFAHLRLEVLQLTRHPENWTLQARWRLVGLPVHLLFLRFYKRDKDEHYRTYDAYSTFYLNSSGLICRHRLDKLMPSHSPPTPVKKLLVGALVALGLSEPEPDLNLCSKP